The region TGCGGAGCAGCCAGACGCCGCTGAACGGAAGAGCATCGGAATTTCCAGCGATCGGGCGAAAAGCAACATGCGGAAAGGGCATCGCGATGATGGCTTCGCTCATCAGACTGATCCCCTTTCCAAGCCCCACCATATGAACGAGCGTGTCGCGCGCCACCGGGCTCTGGCGAATGTCTGGACGCCGATGAAGCGCCGCCAGACGTTGAATGACATAGTCGTGGATCGCCATCCCAACCTCTGATCGGGTGAGGATGAAATGCTCAGTCTTCAAATCCTCCCATTTTATTGCGTCCTTGCCGCACAGCGCATGCGTGTCCGGCAGAACAACGAACACGCGTTCGTTCCAGAACCGGGCGACGTCGCAATCGCGCGCAACGGGCTCTCCCATGACGAAGACGATGTCGAGCTGTTCGGCACGAAGCAGCGCCAAATTTTCGCTGGGCGGTCCTTCGACGATGCTGACGTCGATATCCGGATGTTGGGCCGAATAGCAGCGCAGCAGTTCCGGCAGGAACCCTGACGCCAGCGAGGAAAATAGGCCGATCTTCAAGTTGCCTCTCTCGACGCGTCCGGCCTTGCCAGCCAACATCACCGCCGAATCGAGATGATCGAGCGCCATTTTGATATGCTCAAAGAAATTATGGCCAGCATCGGTCACTTTGACTCCCGCATGATGGCGATCGAACAGATCGACGCCCAGAAGGTTCTCGAGCGCTCTCACGCGCTTGCTGACGCTGGATTGGCAAATGCCTAGCGCCTCCGCGGCGCGGCGGAAACTGAGATGCTCCGCGACCTTCAAGGCCTGCATCACCGAGATCAGTTCAATTTTCGGGTTCATCGAAATCCCCTTAAAAACATTGGGGAGTTGCGCACCTGCGTGCCGTTTCGGCCGCACGTTGAAAGCGATTCCCTCAAAATAAATGCGGGCTGTTCCAATGCGCCGACTCTCGATCGAGACCTCGAGCTGGCATGAGTTGCCCAATTAAATCCGTGCTATAAACGCTGTCCGCAAATTGGACCGGTGTCCCGCCAGATCTCGCCGGTGGGAATGACCCGAGACGAGCCAGAGTCCCGCGCCTACAACCCCTCCCTTTCAATGAAGGCGAAACATCGCCTCAATATCAGACTGCGTCCAATATCCAATGCCAAAGCATCTCTAAAGCATCTTTCGTGATCATATCCAATTATATGTCGTTCATTAACGAATTTTGTCCATATCCACGCCGTCTTGGGAGAAAATCTTATTTCGATGCGTGCTTTTCGGCCAGTTTGATTTCGTGCCAGGCAAGACCGTCCAGCCCTTTGCGTCCCTTCATTCATTTCAAGAGTGTCGTCCCGCATTACCTCCAGCCACACACTTAACCCCGATGGCCATCGCCCGACGCTGGCCGACAAGAACTGCAAGACGCTGACGCTCCACCATTTGAGACTGTCTCAGGGAGCGTTGCGAACAAAAGAGAAACATGCTTCTTTCACTCAGCAGTCCCCGAGCGATTCGCAGCCCATGTCCGCGGCCTATCTCGATAAGCTCAATCCCGAACAGCGACGCGCCGTCGAGCATGGCGTGCGCGATAAGCCATGCGCGCCCTGTGCCCCGCTCCTCGTGATCGCCGGGGCGGGCTCGGGCAAGACCAACACGCTCGCCCATCGCGTCGCGCATTTGATCGTCAAAGGTGCCGATCCACGCCGAATCCTCTTGATGACATTCTCAAGGCGCGCGGCGACCGAGATGACGCGGCGCGTCGAGCGGATCACCCGCCAGGTGATGGGGGATCGCGCTGGCGTTTTGACAGACTCGCTCACCTGGGCGGGGACGTTCCACGGGATCGGCGCGCGGCTGTTGCGCGACTATGCCGGCCAGATTGGGCTCGATCCGTCGTTCACAATCCATGATCGCGAGGATTCCGCCGATCTGATGAATCTGGTCCGGCATGAGCTTGGTTTCTCGAAGACCAAGAGCCGATTTCCGATGAAAGGCACCTGCCTTGCGATCTACTCGCGCTGTGTGAACGCGGAACTCGTGATCGATGACGTACTGAAGACTTCTTTTCCCTGGTGCGCCGCCTGGGCGGCCGAGCTGCGCGGACTCTTCGTAGCCTATGTGGAAGCCAAGCAACGCCAGAATGTCCTCGATTACGATGATCTTTTGCTCTACTGGGCGCAGACTGTGAGCGACCGAGGCCTCGCCGACGATATCGGCGGGCGGTTCGACCATGTCCTCGTCGACGAATATCAAGACACCAACCGCCTCCAGTCATCGATCCTGCTGGCACTAAAACCCGATGGACGCGGACTCACCGTCGTCGGGGATGACGCGCAGTCGATCTATTCGTTTCGCGCCGCAACCGTCCGGAACATTCTCGACTTCCCTCGTCAGTTTTCTCCTGAAGCAGAAATCATCACGCTCGATCGCAATTATCGTTCGACGCGACCGATTCTCGCGGCCGCCAACGGCGTCATCGATCTGGCGGCCGAGCGCTTCACCAAGAATCTTTGGACCGACCGGAATTCGGCCGAACGCCCGCACCTCATCAACGTCCGCGACGAGGCCGGCCAGGCCGCCTATGTCGTCGAATGCGTCTTGGAGAACCGCGAGGGTGGTTCGGCGCTGAAGCAGCAGGCGATTTTGTTCCGGGCCTCGCATCACAGTGGGCCCCTCGAAGTGGAACTGACCCGCCGCAATATTCCCTTCGTGAAGTTTGGCGGCCTCAAATTCCTGGAGGCTGCCCATATCAAGGATCTGCTGGCGCTTCTGCGTTTCGTCGAGAACCCGCGCGATCGCGTCGCAGGCTTCCGGGTGCTGCAGATGATGCCCGGCGTCGGATCGGCTTCGGCACAGCGCGTGCTCGACCACATGATGGCCTCGGTGAATCCGATTCAAGCACTCATCGATGCACCTCCACCGCCCCGCGCCGGCGACAACTGGATATCCTTTGTCACGACTGTCACCGACCTGCACGCCGGCAGCGCCGGCTGGCCCGCCGAACTTGAGCGCGCACGCCTCTGGTACGAACCGCATCTCGAGCGCATTCACGAGGATGCCGTCACGCGGCGCGCCGATCTCATGCAACTCGAGCAGATCGCTTGCGGCTATCCCTCGCGCGAGCGGTTCTTGACGGAGCTCACGCTCGATCCGCCGGACGCGACGAGCGATCAGGCAGGCGTGCCACTGCTCGACGAGGATTATCTGATCCTTTCGACGATCCATTCGGCCAAGGGCCAAGAATGGAAATCGGTTTTCGTGCTCAATGTCGTCGACGGCTGCATCCCGTCCGATCTTGGCACCGGCACAACGGCCGAGATCGAAGAGGAGCGCCGCCTGCTCTATGTCGCAATGACACGTGCCAAGGACAATTTGCATCTCATTACCCCGCAGCGCTTCTTTACGCACGGCCAAAGTGCGCAAGGGGACCGGCACGTTTACGCCGCGAGGACGCGCTTCATTCCGGACGGGTTGTTGAGCCTGTTCAACAAGACGGCTTGGCCGGTGATCGCAGCCGGATCGGCAAGCGTGCGAGGCTCAAGCCAGGGCATGCGCGTCGATGTCGGCGCCCGCATGCGCGGCATGTGGCGATGAGGGGGCTGGCCCTTGTGCAACTTATATTCGGTGACGAAAGGCCAACAGGCGATCCGCGAATTCACTGGCGCCATGCGCGACACGACGGGAAACCTCCCGCCTCTCTCTGGCATATTCCCGGATTACGCGGCCCCAATCGTGCGCAATCACCCCGACGGCCGGGAGCTGACGATGGCGCGCTGGGGCATGCCGTCCCCGGTGTTCGCTCTCAAGGGGAAGAAGTCCGATCCGGGCGTCACCAATGTCCGCAATGTCAAATCCCCGCACTGGCGGCGCTGGCTGGGGGTCGAGAGCCGGTGTGTCGTACCCTTTACCGGTTTCTCCGAAAATGAGGCGCTGCCGGACGGCACCCACCCTCCCGTCTGGTTCGCCTTCGACGAGAGGCGGCCGCTCGCTTTCTTCGCGGGCATTTGGACACGCTGGACCTCCGTCCGGAAGGTCAAGGAAGGCGAGACGACGAACGACATTTTCGCTTTTCTGACAACCGAGCCAAACAAGGTGGTCGGAGCCATCCACCCCAAGGCAATGCCAGTCATTTTAACGACGCCCGAGGAAATCGACATCTGGATGAATGCTTCTCCCGAAGAAGCACTGAAACTTCAGCGTCCCCTGCCCGACGATGCTTTGATGATCGTTGGCCGTGGTGAGAAGAAAGACGAGGGAGGCCTGGTGGCCTGATTGCCATGCTCGCGACGGAGACTGATAAAGGCCGGAAAGTGACCCAGCCTGAATGGCCGGAAAGGGATGCCGCAGCGCGTCGCGAGCGGCAACGCAAAATCATCCATATCGACATGGACGCGTTTTACGCCTCGGTGGAGCAGCGCGACAATCCGGAGCTGCGTGGCAAGCCTGTTGCCGTCGGCGGGTCTCACGAGCGGGGTGTCGTCGCGGCCGCGAGCTATGAAGCCAGGGCGTTCGGGGTGCGCTCTGCCCTGCCGTCCGTGACGGCAAAGCGCAGGTGCCCCGACCTTATCTTCGTGACGCCGCGGTTCGACGTCTACAAGGCTGTATCGCTCCAGATCCGCGAGATTTTCGCCGAATATACGCCCCTCATCGAGCCATTGTCGCTCGACGAGGCCTATCTCGACGTCACCGAGAATTTGAAGGGCATCGCCTCGGCGACAGAGATCGCCGAGGCGATAAGAGCGAAGATCAAAAAAGAGACGAAACTGACGGCCTCCGCTGGGGTCAGCTACAACAAATTTTTGGCGAAGCTTGCTTCAGATCAGAACAAACCAGATGGCCTCTTTGTCATCACCCCGAAAATGGGGCCTGCCTTCGTCGAGAATTTGCCGGTCGAAAAATTCCATGGCATCGGACCGGCGACCACGGCGAAAATGAACCAGCTCGGGATCGCAACTGGTCTTGATCTGCGGACCCAGACCTTGCCCTTCCTTCAGCATCACTTCGGTAAGTCAGGAGCCTACTATTATTGGATCGCGCGGGGCGTCGATGAATGGCCGGTCCGCGCCGACCGCGTCCGCAAGTCGGTTGGGGCAGAGAATACCTTCGCGCAGGACCTGCATGCGTTCGATCCGATGCGTGACGCGCTGGAGCCCATCATCGCCAAGGTCTGGCGGCATTGCGAGGCGACCAGCATCCGAGGGCGAACTATCACCCTAAAGGTGAAGTTCGCCGATTTTCAGCAGATCACACGAAGCAAGTCCGTCGCCGACGCGATCGAGACTTTCGCGGAACTCAAGCATCTGAGCCTTGGCTTGCTCGAACCGCTCCTGCCCATGGAAAAAGGAGTGCGCCTGCTCGGGATCTCGCTGTCGTCCTTGGAGCAGACGCAGGCGACGGGACGCCGTCAACTCTCGCTGGTGCTGTGAGAAAGACTGCCATCATATAGCAGGCTTACACCAAGCCTCGTTGATTATGACTCAGGCGCCATTCGAGCATCCCGAGGGACAATATTTTCTAGGGCAACTCGATCAGCTTGTTCAAGGCGAAAGCGTCCCAAATCACTGTCGACTGTAGAGAAATTGCAATCCTGATCACCCGCAATTCCTGCGGACTGATGACAATAGCGATGTGGGCATGCCAAGCCCATCTGAGGCGACGCTCACGTCATTTCGTTTCAATTGTAGAACGGTACGCCGTCAGCCGCTCAACGGCGAGAATGACGACGCCCATGATCCCGAAGAAGATTCGCGCATTCTGCGTCGCCCCGTTCAGTGGGAAGAATGCCAAAATGATCAATACCGGACCGACAGTTCGCTCGACCCAATTGTGCAAATTGACCGCAACCAATTTTATGGCTCCAGCCGGGAAGTCGGTCAGAAACGTCATGAGCAAATGAATGCCTGCGAGCGCATAGGACAGCACGGCGGGCCAACCTGACAGCCCGATAACGGCCGGGGCTGCGGCAAAGATCAGGACGGCAAGGTAGTCGATCGTACCATGGAGGATGAGTGAGATGGGCTTCATGTCTGCGCTCCAGCGTCAATATTTGCCGAAGACAATAGAGGGAGGCGCATAGCCTGTCTGTCAGAAGGATGACACTGCCTTTGGGGCGCTATCCGTCGGCCGCGCGAGGAAGGAGAGTGCACTATCGTTTATACAAATCATGTCGCGAGTGTAATCTAAAAAGCCGCGCTTGCGAAGATCGCTGAGGATCGAGCTCACGACCTGACGGGAAGCGCCGACAAAATCGGCTATGTCCTGCTGTGTGAGCCTTATTTCCAGCGAGAATCCATGCGGACACTGCGCGCCGAAAGTTCCGGCAAGTTCGACCAGCGTTTCAATCACCCGCCATTCGACGGATTGTGTCATTGCGCGCAGCAATCGCCGCTGAAACCTTCGTTTAGATCCGGCCAGTTGCTCGGCGATAAAGATCGCCAATGGCGGATTGACTTCCATGGTGGCGCGCAAGTCGTCTGCCAGCACCCGTTGTGCCACCACATTGCCGATTGCCCTTGCCGCTTCATGGTAGACCAGCGGCAGTTGGGGATAGGAAAATTCGCCAGCGATCTCGCCGCATTTTAAAAGATCCAGTGTGATCTCCGTCCCGTCTTCGCAGATGTGTGACGTCTTTACGAAGCCGTCTAGAATGAGAAACAGCGCGCTCGCTGGTTCTCCCTGTGCATAGAGCGTCGCCTTGTCCGCCACTGCGACTCGCGAAGCCGATCTGCAGGTCGATTCAATCAATATGCTGATTGATTTCTCGTCAACAGTACTTGATTCGATGTTGGGTGCACCGATGATCATTTCCCGTTTTCCCAATTATTGTATTCCACAAAACACGGATATTGGGTGCCGGCCGGAGACGGCAATCGTGCACAATAGGATCCTTTGTCTCCTTGCGACTCGTTAGTTGACTAAGGCCGATTTCAGGAAACGGCTATGTGGTCAAGCTTTCAAAGATCTGGTCTTAGTTACAATATCAGCGCCTGAGAGGTGCAATTATCAAGCTCCGGCGCCTCCAAATCCACCAATTCAGGGCCAATGTGGCCATCTTTCTGATTGCGACCTCCGCAGCCGCTTCACCATGTCTCGTCGAAGGGCCGCGCCTCAATGCAGCAGGGTCCCCAATGGGCTGCGGATTCACGACCGCCATTCACGATTCCATCCTGGCGCCATCCCGGCCAGCAGACTCCAATTGACTCTTTTGACAGAATGAGAACAAATGTAGAACATACTATTCTCCGAGCCTGTTGCCAAGGCCATGCACACGCCCATACCCCGTCCAAGTATCGAGGAGCTTCGCGCGCGCGTCCGGCGCCTTGAGGGCACGTCCAGCCACCGGCGGACTGTGCTGCCCTTTGGCATCAAGATGATCGACCAGCATCTGCCGGGAGGCGGATTGTCGCTTGGCGCGCTGCATGAGGTGGCGGGCGGCGGCCATGGCACGATCCATGGCGCCGCCGCGGCACTCTTTGCGGCGGGGATCGCGGCGCGCACACGGGGAAAGGTTTTGTGGTGCCTCACGCGCCCGGACCTTTTTGCCCCGGCCCTCGCGCAAGCCGGGCTCATGCCTGGCCGGGTGATCTATGTCGAGGCAGGTGACGAAAAGTCGATCCTCATCTGTTTCGAAGAAGGCTTGCGGCATGGCGGCCTAGGCGCCGTTGTCGCGGAAGTCGCGCGGCTCTCCTTGACGGCCTCCCGCCGCCTTCAGCTGGCGGCCGAAAGCTCAGGCACCATCGGCCTCGCCATCCGCCGCTGGCGGCGGCCGGCAGAAGCGGCCGATTTCGGCCAGCCGACGTCCTCCGTTACCCGCTGGCGCGTCAGCGTCCTCCCCGCCACCCCCTTGCCGGTGCCAGGGGTCGGCCGCCCCCGCTGGCAGCTCGAATTGATCCGCTGCCGCGCCGGGGAAAGCGCCGATTTCGAAGTGGAGGCCTGCGATGCCAAGGGTCGTCTCGCTCTTCCTGCCAAGCTGGCCCACGGACCGGCTGCGAAGGACATTGGGCGCCGCCGCGCCGCCTCCTGAGGCGCCGCTTGTTCTGGCCGGCCGGGACGGACGGCGGCGGTTGGTCCTGGCCCTCGACGCGGCCGCGCGGCGCATGGGCTTGCACGCTGGCATGCCCGCGGCAAAGGCGCAGGCCCTGGTGCCGGGACTCAGCATGAGGGACGCCGATCCTGCCGCCGACGCGAAAGCCCTCGACCGGCTGGCGCTCTGGGCGTTGCAGCGTTACGCGCCCATCGCCGCCGCCGATCCGCCGGACGGACTCATCATCGACGTGACCGGCGCCGCCCATCTGCACGGTGGGGAAGACGCCCTGCTGAAAGGGCTGGTCGCGCGGCTCGCCGCATCGGGTATCGCGGCGCGCACCGCGATCGCCGACAGCTGGGGCGCCGCCCATGCCTTTGCTCGTACTGGGACGCGGCCCGTCCTCGTCATCCCGGTGGGAGAAAGCGTGAAAGCCATTCTCGACCTGCCCATCGCCGCCCTTCGTCTGCCCAAAACTATCGTGGAGGATTTGTCCATCCTTGGCTTCGCGCGTATCGGAGAACTCGCGGCAAAACCCCGCGCGCCGCTCGCCCTGCGCTTTGGGCCCGAACTTGGCCGCCGTCTCGATCAGGCCATGGGACGTTTAAGCGAGCCGATTGATCCGGTTCGCCCGCCGGACCTCATCGAGGTGCGCCGTGTTTTCGCAGAGCCGATCGGCGCGCCGGAAACGCTGGCCCGTTATACAGACAAGCTCGTTACCCAACTATGTGAGATATTGGAGGCCAAAGGTCTCGGCGTGCGGCGGCTCGATCTGCTGTTTCATCGGGTCGATAACCGCATCGAAGCCATCCGCGTTGGTACCGTGCGGCCGGTATGTGACACGAAGCGATTAACCCGGCTCCTTGGCGATAAAATCGAGACCATCGACCCGGGCTTCGGCATCGAGATGATGCGCCTTGCCGCCCCGCTCGCTGAACCGCTCGCCCCGAAACAGCTGCTCTCTTCGCTCTCGGAAGAGCCCGAGGCGGACGTATCCAGCCTCATCGATTCGTTCGCCAATCGCATAGGCGAACGCCATCTCTATCGTTTTGCGCCGGTCGCGAGCGACGTGCCGGAACGCTCGGTTCAGAAGATCGCGCCGGTGGCGCAAGATACCGGGGAGACTTGGCCTGACTCTTGGCCGCGCCCCGCGCGCCTGTTCCCGAGGCCGGAGCCGATCGAGACGCTCGCGCTGCTGCCCGACCATCCGCCCATCAGTTTCACCTGGCGCGGCATAAGGCGGCGCGTGACATGCGCCGATGGCCCCGAGAGGATCTTTGGCGAATGGTGGAAACAGGACGCCGAGCTCTTTGCGGTGCGCGATTATTTCCAGGTCGAGGATGAGGCGGGCGAGCGCTTTTGGATCTATCGCGCCGGCGATGGCGAGGACGCCGCGCGTTTCGAGACGCGTCGCTGCCGCGCAGCGGCACGAAGAGACGCGTTGAGAGCGGGGCAACGAGGTGAAGACACCACGACCGGCTCGCAGCGCTGGTTTCTGCACGGGATTTTCGGATGAGCGCCGCGCGCTATGCCGAGCTGCAATGCACCTCGCATTTTTCGTTCCTGCGTGGGGTGAGCTCTTGCCAGGAGCTGTTCGACGAAACGGCCAAGCTCGGCATCGAGGCGCTGGCGATCACCGACCGCAACAGCCTTGCCGGCATCGTCCGCGCCCATGAAGCCGCCAAGATCACGAGCGTCCGCTTGATCGTCGGCTGCCGTCTCGATCTCGCCGATGGCATGTCTGTTCTCGTCTATCCCATCGACCGGCCCGCTTATGCGCGGCTCAGCCGCCTGCTGTCGCTTGGCAAAAAGCGCGGCGGCAAGGCGCAATGCCGACTCGATTGGTCCGATGTTGTTGCTTATAGCGAGGGCCTGATCGCGGTGCTCGTCCCCGATGAAGCCGATGCGACATGCGCGCTGCATCTTCGCCGCCTCGCCGAGGCTTTTGGGGATCGCGCCTTTCTGGCGCTGACGCTCCGCCGCCGTCCTAACGATGCGCTGCGCCTCCATGAACTCTCAAAGCTCGCCGCGCGCGCAGGCGTGCCAACCGTCGTCACCAACGATGTCCTCTTCCATGTCCCGGCGCGGCGCATCCTGCAGGATGTCGTCACCTGCATCCGGCACAATTGTACCATCGACGAGGCGGGATTCCGGCGCGAGCGCCATGCTGATCGCTATCTGAAACCCCCCGAAGAAATGGCGCGTCTCTTTAGCCGCTATCCCGAGGCGCTGGCTCGCACGATTGATATTGCCGCGCGCTGCCGTTTTTCGCTCGGCGAGCTTGCCTATCAATACCCGCAAGAGCGCACCATGCCCGGCTTCTCGCCACAGCAGGCGCTTGAAAAACTGACCCTTGAAGGCGCCGCCGCGCGCTATCCCGAGGGCGTCCCGGATAAAGTCATGGCGAGCCTCGCCCATGAGCTGCGCCTCATCGAAAAGCTCGGCTACGCGCCTTATTTTCTGACGGTGAATGCGTCGTCCATCTCGTCGCCCATCGAGTGACTGATTTATCAAACGCACTGGCAAGCATTGGCAGCCGCGATACCCCCTTGCCAATGCCGTACGGGCGCGGCGATGAATTGCATCATGGCAGTCCCGGCCTTGATCCGCGCAGCCTGCCGCCAAGAGGTCTGGAAGCGCAGGGTGTTCCTAATCCCGATCTCCACGTCGACACAATCAAGGTGAAAGCGCGGGATTTCCGGTAGGCTGCGCACGTTCCCGGCGAGGCCCGGCAAGCATCCCGACGGGTTGGCAAAAAAGGCGCAAGATGGCGCGGCTCGCCTCGATGACGCTTCGCGCCGTGGCTTCAATATTCTGATCGCGCTCGCGATCGAGGAGGAATGCCGGTTGATTGTGACCGCAGGCAAGCAGACGGCAATGACTATAGTCAATGCGGATCGCATGCCGCCGAGCCCGCGACGTTGTATCCCACAACTTTCTTCCTGGCGCGTAGAATCCGCTCAGAGTGAACACTCCAGAAACAATTCTAAGCAAACTTGGCCCCTAAGGGCAGCTATTAACTTACGGAAATTATTGAGATAAATTGGAGCGGGCGAAGGGATTCGAACCCTCGACCCCAACCTTGGCAAGGTTGGGATCCCAAGCGCTCCTAAACGGCGATTGACTTGGTTCCGGAACTCGTGCGGCTGAACATATACCTAAAACACCGGTGTCGCCGGCTTTCCCCAAAACACCGTTTGAGAAACCGTTTTAGAGAGCCGTTTTCAAACGGTCACCGTCGCGTAAGTTATTGAAATCATTGGCACGCCTGAAGAGATTCGAACTCCTGACCCCTAGATTCGTAGTCTTAATTTAATTGTTAAGATCACGTCAGGATCCGGCTAAAGTAATGCACCATTCAGTCACGAAGTTTTTGGGGCCCCCGGTCAGCCATCTGCTTACTTTCCGTGATACCCGGGTGATACCCAACGGGGATTAAATGCGCCCTATCGCAAAGTTAATGTATTGAAATTATTGGCTGGGGCGGGAGGATTCGAACCTCCGCATGGCGGAATCAAAATCCGCTGCCTTACCGCTTGGCGACGCCCCAATACCGTTCGTTTCCAGGCTGCCGCCCGCGACCGCCGGACCATAATGCGGGGCTGGCCAATCTGCAACCGCCCATGCCCGTAACGAACAGCTAAGGAACCCGCAATCCGTCCGGCCGCCGTAAACCGTTTCCCGCGTCACGGCCAGCAATGAGCCAATAAATCCAGCCTGAAATCAGACCGCCAAGAAAAAAAATCAGACTAAACCGTAGTTCCGCGAAATTATAGTCTGCGGCCCTAGGCAGATGAAGCGTTGCGCGGGTGATCCAGGGCGCCGATGCGGCGGCGAAAGCTGACGCCCCTGCATACCAAAGCAGTCCATGTGTTCTGGCAATTTCGCCGATCCACGCCACAACAATGACGGGAAGCGCACAAACAAGAACAGCGGCCAGCCAGACAAAACGGCCAAACAGCACCAAATCGCTGTCCGATGGCCCGTCCGGAAAATCTACGCTTGCCGTTGAAAGGGCATATTCCATCAAAGCAAAACCCGCCACTCGCGTCACGGGATCGACGAGGCACGCCACTGGCACGAACACGAGCGCTGCCCCTATTGCAACAGCCGTGGCGAAGATTACGCTGATTAGCCTTCGCAGCCGACCCATGCGGACCCTCGTTCGAAGAGCGCGGACTTCCGTTCCGGCGGCACCGCCATGCAGGAGGGCCAGCCCAAGCGCGGGAGTGAAGTTTTTTAGATAGTATGCAAAGATACGAGACCTTACACACAACGCGAGCTGTTCGGCAGCGAACACGCTAACAGTTCGTGGAAGATAGGACACATTTAATCCGCATGTATATCATCGCCCGCAATATCACTGGCCCACGCTTGCGATGCGAAGCCTTGATGGTCGACAAGAAAAGCTTTACGCCCTGGCCTCCGGTGAGCGAGGACGGCTGGCGGCGGGCCTATAAATTCCGCGACCGGCTCATGGCCGAGGTCGTGCGGCTCGAAATAGATCCGCTGGGAGAAGAACTCAAAGTCATCGAAGCGGTCTATATCCGCTGATCGCCTTCCTGATTCATTCCGGCAGAAAATTCATGGCGGCGCCGTTGATGCAATAGCGCAGTTGTGTCGGCGGCGGCCCATCTGGAAAAACATGTCCCAAATGGCTGCCGCAGCGGCTGCAGTGCACCTCCGTCCGCAGCATGCCGTGGCTGCGATCCACGGTGCTCTCGACGGCGCCGTCAAGCGGATCGTTAAAGCTCGGCCAGCCGGTGCCGCTTTCGAATTTTTTGGCGGACACGAAAAGGCGTTGCCCGCATCCGGCACAAACAAAAGTACCAGCCCGCTTTTCGTGATTGAGCCCGCAGCTGCCCGGGGCTTCCGTGCCATGCGCGCGCATGATCCGGTATTGTTCCGGCGTGAGCAGGCGCTGCCATTCTTCATCAGTATGTGTGACTTCAAACAGCTTGCCCGGCATGATGCTCTGCTCCAACTCAAGCCCTTGAAAGGTCTCACACATCCAGATTGGCGACGCTGAGTGCGTTTTCCTGGATGAATTCGCGGCGGGGCTCGACGACATCGCCCATCAGCTTGACAAAAAGATCGTCGGCGTCATCGCCTTCCTTGATTTTGACCTGCAAAAGCGTGCGCGCCTCACGGTCGAGAGTTGTCTCCCAGAGCTGCTCCGGGTTCATCTCGCCAAGCCCCTTATAACGCTGCATCTGGGATATCCCCTTTTGCCCGGCCGCCATCACCGCGTCCAAAAGTCCCCCCGGCCCCGAGACCTGGGCTTGATCGCCACGGCGTAGAAAAAGCGCCGGGCGGGCGAAGACCTCGCGAAGCGTTTGCGCATGCTCGTTGAGGCGGCGCGCCTCGATCGAAGCCAAGAGCCCTGCGTCGAGACTCACCGCCTGGCGTACGCCGCGAAGTTCGCGGGTAAAAAGATAGCCTCCATTCTCGACCGCGCCCCGCCAACCGCGCTCCATATCCTCAGCCCGTTCATCGAGACGAACCGCAATCGTTGCGGCAAAACCCTCGGCTTCTCCTTCGCCGTCAGGCAACACCGGCTTCAAAGCACCGACGATTGCGGCTTGTTCGACGACTTCGCGATCATAGCGCGAATGAAGCGACGCAAGCATGTGGCGCACGGTTCGCGTCTCCTCGACGATCGCGCGCAGATCCGCGCCCGCGCGTTCCTCGCCATTCGCCAACCGCAGGACCGCGGCCTCAAGACCATTGCTGATGAGATAATCCTCTCGCGCCCG is a window of Methylocapsa sp. D3K7 DNA encoding:
- a CDS encoding DNA polymerase Y family protein, which encodes MPRVVSLFLPSWPTDRLRRTLGAAAPPPEAPLVLAGRDGRRRLVLALDAAARRMGLHAGMPAAKAQALVPGLSMRDADPAADAKALDRLALWALQRYAPIAAADPPDGLIIDVTGAAHLHGGEDALLKGLVARLAASGIAARTAIADSWGAAHAFARTGTRPVLVIPVGESVKAILDLPIAALRLPKTIVEDLSILGFARIGELAAKPRAPLALRFGPELGRRLDQAMGRLSEPIDPVRPPDLIEVRRVFAEPIGAPETLARYTDKLVTQLCEILEAKGLGVRRLDLLFHRVDNRIEAIRVGTVRPVCDTKRLTRLLGDKIETIDPGFGIEMMRLAAPLAEPLAPKQLLSSLSEEPEADVSSLIDSFANRIGERHLYRFAPVASDVPERSVQKIAPVAQDTGETWPDSWPRPARLFPRPEPIETLALLPDHPPISFTWRGIRRRVTCADGPERIFGEWWKQDAELFAVRDYFQVEDEAGERFWIYRAGDGEDAARFETRRCRAAARRDALRAGQRGEDTTTGSQRWFLHGIFG
- the msrB gene encoding peptide-methionine (R)-S-oxide reductase MsrB, with the protein product MPGKLFEVTHTDEEWQRLLTPEQYRIMRAHGTEAPGSCGLNHEKRAGTFVCAGCGQRLFVSAKKFESGTGWPSFNDPLDGAVESTVDRSHGMLRTEVHCSRCGSHLGHVFPDGPPPTQLRYCINGAAMNFLPE